In Marispirochaeta sp., the genomic window TCACGCTGGCGAAAATGATTGTCAGGGATAATCGCCTCTATTTCTTTCTTTACCGCATATTTCAGATTATCCTCACAAAAAAAACCCGGTATCCGCCAGAATCGTTTTCTCCCGTGACGGTTTTCAGGTTCTTTTCCGTCTGTTCAACAAGCGGTCCAAAAAAACGCTGCTCTTGACCTCTGCCAAACGCCTCCGCAGCAACAATTATCTGATTCTTCTCATCGGCCACCGCTATTCCGTTATACCCCTGAATTATACCTTTCGATGATTTTATTTTCGCGCTTTCGTTGTCGGTGATGTTTGACTGCACTTCCTTCTTCCTGGGACCCATTTTCTTTGTATTGTTTTTAAGAAACGCATCAATCCGCTTTACTTTCCGGTTTATGTTCTCAATCCTTTTCTTCTTCTCTTCCGATATATCATTACCATTCGTTTCTACAGAATCCTGCTTCGAATGTCGTTCCAGCAATTGGTTTGAAAGTTGTTCAAACTTTGCCTTCTTCTTCTCAAGATCGGCAAATGTCCCGCTCCATTCTTTCGCAGCATTGGACGGCAGCTTACACCCGTCTATTGCAAATACTGTCTTCCCCATCAGGTCCAACTCTTCACATACAAGAAGGAGCTGAACAAAAAGCCTCTGGATCTCATCTTTCATCAATACTATGTAATCCGATAGTACCGTAAAATGCGGATGGCTATCGACTGTTAATGATTTCATGATGATATTCGTTCGGCATAATTGTTCCATTTTTCCGGAGGAGTTTATTCCCAATGAATACGAATAGAGTATTATCTTCAGTAGGATTCCGGGGTTATACGCCGGAGCTCCCGTTGCGTCATTCTTATAGTGATAATCCAGGATTGAGAGATCGAGTTTATTTTCGATAAGATAATTGATCGTATGCTCGAATGTTCCCGGAATTAGCTGATCGGCGAAATTTATTATGAGAAATTGTCCCTGACTTGGATCATAGTTTTTATATCTGGCCATAGAGAATTTTACACTGGATGAATTCCGGTGTATAGTGTTATTCGGGCTTTTCCTACAGGCTCAACAGCAAATATGCGGTTCCGCCTTCGGCTCCACCCAAATTGGCCTTCGGCCAACTTCTCATATTCGCGGAACGTCT contains:
- a CDS encoding transposase, yielding MARYKNYDPSQGQFLIINFADQLIPGTFEHTINYLIENKLDLSILDYHYKNDATGAPAYNPGILLKIILYSYSLGINSSGKMEQLCRTNIIMKSLTVDSHPHFTVLSDYIVLMKDEIQRLFVQLLLVCEELDLMGKTVFAIDGCKLPSNAAKEWSGTFADLEKKKAKFEQLSNQLLERHSKQDSVETNGNDISEEKKKRIENINRKVKRIDAFLKNNTKKMGPRKKEVQSNITDNESAKIKSSKGIIQGYNGIAVADEKNQIIVAAEAFGRGQEQRFFGPLVEQTEKNLKTVTGENDSGGYRVFFVRII